One segment of Pirellulales bacterium DNA contains the following:
- a CDS encoding BatA domain-containing protein, with protein sequence MTFLAAPLLAAMALASVPIIIHILNRRRFQIIDWPPMKYLKLTLKRNRRRIRIEQMLLLAMRTLAVILLILAVARPVIPQNGLASLLPGRSRASHLIVIDDSLSMGYTTAGRTAFQVAQNAAADLIKAAGAQDSVTILLTSQPNRPLVRDGSLQDAAKFADIVAAATLTDTPSNWAATFDGAIAALSTAVYSNKELVLITDLRRNGWSKDVTRAADDLAAMRVPLRILDVGDRRTENVAVVKFELEDAIALPDQPIHLAADIRNQTAVSITGAQATLSVDGDSRPVLLPDLAVGASTHVPLSLILDSPGPHAVSLSLGHDALPQDDVRYLNLDVRPTVSVMLVDGAPSAQKFESETDFLALAYSVGARPWNVERTTQFDPRRLAPGAADVPDVLVLANVPSLSAEQAVAVERLVRRGMGLMIFTGDLVDADLYNGRLYHEGHGLLPAKLDRPVEVPTTGIAIEKEAQSPLAPLAKLLPEALARIHVKQYTSVRLPSRPEEDVSILARWNNSENPPAVLQKTLGKGRVLLFTCTAGKKWTDWPLDPTYLLAVRSAALAIARGQDSGGSITAGEPIQVPLDRNQAALDAKMAMPGKNPLDTVEIEKPSPDSTMLRYGKTYRSGIYTLSWRDEKSNPRSLRFAVNPPPSESDLEPLARSELTELLGHLKPEVERYDTAGASLGTPPREIWRPLATMLLALLGLEAVFAVWVGRER encoded by the coding sequence ATGACATTCCTCGCCGCTCCGCTCCTGGCTGCAATGGCGTTGGCCTCCGTGCCGATCATCATCCACATTCTCAATCGGCGCCGGTTTCAGATCATCGACTGGCCGCCGATGAAATATCTGAAGCTGACGCTGAAGCGCAATCGCCGCCGGATTCGCATCGAGCAGATGCTCCTGCTGGCCATGCGCACGCTCGCCGTGATCCTGCTGATTCTGGCCGTGGCCCGGCCGGTGATTCCGCAGAATGGGCTGGCCTCGCTATTGCCCGGCCGGAGCCGCGCCAGCCATCTGATCGTGATCGACGATTCGCTTTCGATGGGCTACACCACGGCCGGCCGCACCGCGTTTCAAGTCGCACAAAATGCGGCAGCCGATTTGATCAAAGCGGCCGGGGCTCAAGACAGCGTGACGATATTGCTCACCTCGCAACCGAATCGCCCGCTGGTGCGCGACGGCAGCCTGCAAGACGCCGCGAAGTTTGCCGACATCGTGGCCGCCGCGACGCTCACCGACACGCCGAGCAATTGGGCCGCCACATTCGACGGCGCGATCGCCGCGCTTTCCACGGCCGTGTACTCGAACAAAGAGCTGGTGCTGATTACTGACTTGCGCCGCAACGGCTGGTCGAAGGATGTGACCCGCGCGGCCGATGATTTGGCCGCGATGCGCGTTCCGCTCCGAATTCTCGACGTCGGCGACCGGCGGACCGAAAACGTGGCGGTCGTGAAATTCGAACTGGAAGACGCAATCGCCCTCCCCGACCAGCCGATCCACCTCGCGGCCGACATCCGCAACCAAACCGCCGTGTCGATCACCGGCGCCCAAGCCACGCTCAGCGTCGACGGCGACAGTCGGCCGGTGCTGCTGCCCGATCTGGCGGTGGGCGCGAGCACCCACGTGCCTTTGTCGTTGATCCTCGATTCGCCGGGGCCGCACGCCGTTTCGCTTTCGCTCGGGCACGATGCGCTGCCGCAAGACGACGTGCGTTATCTCAATCTGGACGTGCGGCCCACGGTGTCGGTCATGCTGGTCGACGGAGCGCCGTCGGCGCAGAAATTCGAATCGGAAACCGATTTCTTGGCGTTGGCCTATTCGGTGGGCGCGCGGCCTTGGAATGTCGAGCGAACCACGCAATTCGATCCTCGCCGCCTCGCGCCCGGCGCCGCCGACGTTCCCGATGTTCTCGTGCTGGCAAACGTGCCGTCGCTATCGGCCGAGCAGGCCGTGGCCGTCGAGCGGCTCGTGCGGCGTGGCATGGGCCTGATGATTTTCACCGGCGATCTGGTCGATGCCGATCTCTACAACGGCCGGCTCTACCACGAGGGCCACGGCCTGTTGCCCGCCAAGCTCGACCGTCCGGTCGAGGTGCCGACCACGGGCATTGCGATCGAGAAAGAGGCGCAATCGCCGCTTGCGCCGCTGGCCAAGCTGTTGCCGGAAGCGCTGGCGCGAATTCATGTCAAGCAATATACGTCGGTGCGGTTGCCGTCGCGTCCGGAGGAGGACGTGAGCATTCTGGCCCGCTGGAACAATTCGGAAAATCCGCCCGCGGTGCTGCAAAAGACGCTGGGCAAGGGCCGTGTGCTGCTCTTCACCTGCACGGCCGGAAAGAAATGGACCGATTGGCCCTTGGACCCCACCTATCTGCTTGCCGTCCGCTCGGCGGCGCTGGCGATCGCGCGCGGCCAGGATTCCGGCGGCTCGATCACGGCCGGCGAGCCGATCCAGGTGCCACTCGACCGCAATCAAGCCGCGCTCGACGCGAAAATGGCGATGCCCGGCAAGAATCCGCTCGATACGGTCGAAATTGAAAAACCGTCGCCCGATTCCACCATGCTGCGCTACGGCAAGACCTATCGCTCCGGAATCTACACGCTATCGTGGCGCGACGAGAAATCGAATCCCCGTTCGCTCCGTTTCGCGGTGAATCCGCCTCCCAGCGAAAGCGATCTGGAGCCGCTCGCGCGGAGCGAATTGACCGAGCTGCTCGGCCATCTCAAGCCGGAAGTCGAGCGTTACGATACCGCCGGCGCAAGCCTAGGCACCCCGCCGCGAGAGATTTGGCGCCCGCTGGCGACGATGCTGTTGGCTCTATTGGGTTTGGAAGCGGTCTTCGCCGTGTGGGTCGGCCGCGAGCGGTGA
- a CDS encoding DUF58 domain-containing protein — MSESATFLKPEVLARIVPLGLRAQRVVEGTMSGLHRSPLHGVSVEFADYREYVPGDDLKRLDWRAYARSNRYYIKRYEEETNFRATLLVDASASMRYGRGAARSAQPAQPAAGFTKFSYAATLAASLAMLCLKQRDAVGLALFDESERSWLRPSAAQSQLLKILDVLESAQPDRTTDLGSVLNKVAAQINARGLVILVSDLLCDLDALYHGLGRLQRQGHDILIFHVLDKEEIELPFNDSVLFRDIEGSEEIFAEPWAFRQAYRRAMDDFILDVGNRCRSAGIDYTLLTTSDDLAHGLAQYLHRRQTVAGRRIGKITAPAHDQPHPHEHVAPLSPPLDSVSHSPLSPPRESASRSPLSPPRESASRSPLSPPRERGRG, encoded by the coding sequence ATGAGCGAATCGGCCACGTTCTTAAAGCCTGAAGTGCTCGCCCGCATCGTGCCGCTCGGGCTGCGGGCGCAGCGCGTCGTCGAAGGCACGATGTCGGGCTTGCATCGCTCGCCGCTGCACGGCGTGAGCGTCGAGTTCGCCGATTATCGCGAATACGTCCCCGGCGACGATCTCAAGCGCCTCGACTGGCGGGCCTACGCCCGCTCGAACCGCTATTACATCAAGCGCTACGAGGAAGAGACCAACTTTCGCGCCACGCTGCTGGTCGATGCCTCCGCTTCGATGCGCTACGGCCGCGGCGCAGCGCGCTCCGCTCAGCCTGCCCAGCCGGCCGCCGGGTTCACGAAATTCTCCTACGCCGCCACGCTCGCCGCGTCGCTGGCGATGCTCTGCCTCAAGCAGCGCGACGCGGTGGGGCTGGCCCTGTTCGACGAATCCGAGCGATCGTGGCTGCGTCCGTCGGCGGCCCAATCGCAACTGCTTAAGATTCTCGACGTGCTCGAATCGGCCCAGCCAGATCGAACGACCGATCTCGGCTCGGTGCTCAATAAGGTCGCCGCGCAGATCAATGCTCGCGGACTGGTGATCCTCGTCAGCGATTTGCTGTGCGATCTCGATGCGCTGTATCACGGGCTCGGCCGCTTGCAGCGCCAGGGGCACGACATCCTGATCTTCCATGTGCTCGACAAGGAAGAAATCGAATTGCCGTTCAACGATTCGGTGCTGTTTCGCGATATCGAGGGGAGCGAAGAAATCTTTGCCGAGCCATGGGCCTTCCGCCAGGCTTACCGCCGCGCCATGGACGACTTCATTCTCGACGTGGGCAACCGCTGCCGCTCGGCCGGCATCGATTACACGCTGTTGACAACCTCCGACGATCTAGCCCATGGGCTGGCCCAATACCTTCATCGCCGCCAAACCGTCGCTGGCCGCCGCATCGGCAAAATCACCGCCCCCGCCCACGACCAACCGCACCCGCACGAACACGTCGCTCCCCTCTCCCCGCCGCTGGACAGCGTGTCGCATTCTCCCCTCTCCCCGCCGCGGGAGAGCGCGTCCCGTTCTCCCCTCTCCCCGCCGCGGGAGAGCGCGTCCCGTTCTCCCCTCTCCCCGCCGCGGGAGAGGGGCCGGGGGTGA
- a CDS encoding AAA family ATPase, with protein sequence MTTAIETDDLAGLERLRAARDSIRRQMAGAIVGQEDVVEQLLVCLFARGHCILEGVPGLAKTLMIRTLAECLSLDFNRIQFTPDLMPSDITGTDVMYEDRGSGDRTFKFIRGPIFANVLLADEINRTPPKTQAALLEGMAERQVSVGGERHPLPNPFFVLATQNPIEQEGTYPLPEAQLDRFLMKILVRYPSEAEERSIYRLTSTGTPISPTPLLSADEMLALQRIVHRVPVSDYCINYVANLVRSTRAGEPQSPRFIKEWVQWGVGPRGGQSLIAAAQARAALDGRPEVDVSDIRAMVGAVLRHRIVLNYNAEAQGQTAETIIQKLVDAIPLDRAAEHAHERIGHVLKA encoded by the coding sequence GTGACCACAGCGATTGAAACCGATGACCTTGCCGGCCTGGAGCGACTGCGCGCCGCCCGCGATTCGATCCGCCGGCAAATGGCCGGCGCCATCGTCGGGCAGGAAGATGTCGTCGAGCAGTTGCTCGTGTGCCTCTTCGCCCGCGGCCATTGCATTCTCGAGGGCGTGCCGGGACTGGCGAAGACTTTGATGATCCGCACGCTCGCCGAATGCTTGTCGCTCGATTTCAATCGTATCCAATTCACTCCCGACCTGATGCCGTCCGACATCACCGGCACCGATGTGATGTACGAGGACCGTGGCTCGGGGGATCGGACGTTCAAATTCATCCGCGGCCCGATCTTCGCCAATGTTCTCCTGGCCGATGAAATCAACCGCACGCCGCCCAAAACGCAGGCCGCGCTGTTGGAAGGCATGGCCGAGCGGCAGGTTTCCGTCGGCGGCGAGCGGCACCCCCTGCCGAACCCCTTTTTCGTCTTGGCAACGCAAAATCCGATCGAGCAGGAAGGCACGTATCCGTTGCCCGAGGCGCAGCTCGATCGGTTCCTGATGAAGATTTTGGTGCGCTATCCGAGCGAGGCCGAAGAGCGCAGCATCTACCGGCTCACTTCGACCGGAACTCCGATTTCGCCGACGCCACTTTTGAGCGCCGACGAAATGCTCGCCCTGCAGCGAATCGTCCACCGCGTGCCGGTGAGCGATTATTGCATCAACTATGTCGCGAACCTTGTTCGCTCGACGCGGGCCGGCGAGCCGCAATCGCCGCGGTTCATCAAGGAGTGGGTGCAATGGGGCGTCGGGCCACGCGGCGGGCAATCGCTGATCGCCGCCGCGCAAGCCCGGGCGGCCCTCGACGGCCGGCCCGAAGTCGACGTGAGCGACATTCGGGCGATGGTCGGCGCGGTGCTCCGCCATCGCATCGTGCTCAACTACAATGCCGAGGCCCAGGGCCAGACCGCCGAAACGATCATTCAAAAACTCGTCGATGCGATTCCGCTCGACCGCGCCGCGGAGCATGCCCATGAGCGAATCGGCCACGTTCTTAAAGCCTGA